From a region of the Lactuca sativa cultivar Salinas chromosome 4, Lsat_Salinas_v11, whole genome shotgun sequence genome:
- the LOC128133462 gene encoding zinc finger BED domain-containing protein RICESLEEPER 2-like: MLDRSVIVFIDDILVYSKTREQHEQHLREVLETLRAEKLYANFSKSNLWLQEVQFLGYVINQKGNMNSTSQNHAPTASSQDVGGSGSNQQNTDSVDQQDGTNINDIVFDEDGDEVVGSKRATRSPAWQHFIKFKLNDEVKARCKHCSKVLGADSKNGTKHLLAHYQRCLHKPYPDIRQSILVQEKKKLDGTTMHVSNYTFNADTSRKDLAEMIIVHEYPLSIVEHHGFRKFVGGLQPLFKVPCRNTIKDDIKRIYDYERDKTMSLLAKTKSRIAVTTDMWTSNHQKKGFMAMTAHFVDQNWNLQSRIMRKVSTLTVDNCTTNDAIIRILLEKLPLKSLMMNGDLFHMRCCAHILNLIVQDGLSLIKFEIERIRESVAFWSASPKREQNFVTAAEQLGIPYSKKLILDCKTRWNSTFLMLSVAISYKEVFDRVKTRDSKYTCFPTEKDWELASEICERLQLFYEVTVMFSGSKYPTANVFFPLICEIGYSLREWTKSPIEEIKMMADQMVSKFNKYWSVIHGVIGMAAVLDPRYKLKFVELLFPVLYGKEKAKIEFQNLEAFVQTLFQEYVSSFYGGSVPGSSSFGSSISSGHRVGFKKLLSDIASITIDDDESGGMSELDNYLKEKLLPKDMELDLLAWWITNGIKYPTLQRIAKDILAIPVSTVASESAFSTSGRLVSPHRSRLHPKTLEALMCAQSWLLNEIRATCSEETEAYCRSVEFDYDVEEENTKESGTTSLDDFV, from the exons atgttggatcggtcagtgatcgtttTTATAGACGATATCCTGGTTTACTCCAAAACCAGAGAGCAACATGAACAACATTTAAGGGAGGTACTGGAGACTTTGAgggcggagaaactttatgcaaactTCTCCAAATCTAATTTATGGCTACAGGAAGTGCAGTTTTTGGGATATGTCATCAATCAAAAAg GAAATATGAATTCAACTAGTCAAAATCATGCTCCAACTGCAAGTAGTCAAGATGTGGGAGGTTCGGGTTCTAATCAACAAAATACTGATTCTGTGGATCAACAAGATGGAACAAATATTAATGATATAGTTTttgatgaagatggagatgaagtTGTTGGTTCGAAAAGGGCAACACGTTCACCAGCATGGcaacattttataaaatttaaattgaatGATGAAGTTAAAGCAAGATGTAAACATTGCTCTAAAGTGTTGGGTGCAGATAGCAAGAATGGCACAAAACATTTACTTGCACATTATCAGCGTTGTTTACACAAACCTTATCCAGATATTCGTCAATCTATCTTGGTGCAAGAAAAAAAGAAATTAGATGGTACTACAATGCATGTTTCAAATTATACATTTAATGCTGATACTTCTAGGAAGGATTTGGCTGAAATGATTATTGTGCATGAGTATCCGCTTTCAATTGTAGAGCATCATGGATTTAGGAAGTTTGTGGGAGGTCTTCAACCTTTGTTTAAGGTTCCTTGTCGAAACACCATCAAGGACGACATCAAAAGAATTTATGATTACGAAAGGGATAAAACTATGAGTTTGTTAGCAAAGACCAAAAGCAGAATTGCAGTTACTACTGATATGTGGACATCTAATCATCAAAAAAAAGGATTTATGGCAATGACAGCACATTTTGTAGATCAAAACTGGAACTTGCAAAGCAGAATTATGAG GAAAGTGTCAACTCTTACTGTGGATAATTGCACCACAAATGATGCAATTATTAGGATATTATTAGAGAAACTTCCTCTAAAATCACTAATGATGAATGGTGATTTGTTTCATATGCGTTGCTGCGCACATATTCTCAATCTTATTGTCCAAGATGGCTTATCTCTCATTAAATTTGAGATTGAGAGAATCAGAGAGAGTGTTGCATTTTGGTCTGCATCACCAAAGAGGGAGCAAAATTTTGTGACAGCGGCAGAACAATTGGGAATACCATACTCAAAGAAGTTGATACTTGACTGCAAGACACGGTGGAACTCTACATTCTTGATGTTGAGTGTTGCTATAAGCTACAAAGAGGTTTTCGATCGGGTAAAGACAAGAGACTCGAAGTATACATGTTTTCCTAcagaaaaggattgggagttggctAGTGAGATTTGTGAAAGATTACAACTTTTTTATGAGGTGACTGTTATGTTCTCTGGTTCAAAGTATCCTACAGCTAATGTTTTCTTTCCTTTGATATGTGAGATTGGGTATTCTTTGCGTGAGTGGACGAAATCTCCTATTGAGGAGATTAAGATGATGGCTGACCAAATGGTTTCTAAGTTCAATAAGTATTGGTCTGTAATTCATGGGGTAATAGGAATGGCAGCGGTTTTAGATCCACGATACAAATTAAAGTTTGTGGAGTTACTTTTTCCTGTGCTTTATGGAAAAGAAAAGGCAAAGATTGAATTTCAAAATTTGGAGGCGTTTGTCCAAACTTTGTTTCAAGAGTACGTGTCAA GTTTTTATGGTGGTTCAGTTCCTGGTTCATCTTCATTTGGTTCTAGTATCTCTTCCGGTCATCGTGTTGGATTCAAAAAGCTCTTATCGGATATTGCTTCTATTACTATAGATGATGATGAATCAGGAGGTATGAGTGAGTTGGATAACTACTTGAAGGAGAAATTGTTGCCTAAAGATATGGAACTTGATTTGTTGGCATGGTGGATAACAAATGGGATTAAGTACCCGACACTACAAAGGATAGCTAAAGATATATTAGCTATTCCTGTTTCCACTGTTGCCTCGGAATCAGCTTTCAGCACTAGTGGAAGATTAGTAAGTCCTCATCGTAGTCGACTTCATCCAAAGACATTGGAGGCTTTAATGTGTGCTCAAAGTTGGTTGTTGAATGAAATTCGAG CAACTTGTTCTGAAGAGACCGAGGCATATTGTCGTTCTGTTGAATTTGATTATGATGTGGAAGAG GAAAACACTAAAGAAAGCGGGACAACAAGTTTGgatgattttgtttga